In Blautia wexlerae DSM 19850, a single window of DNA contains:
- a CDS encoding ArsR/SmtB family transcription factor produces the protein MKSCSVSDGLAIFKALGSPVRVQILRLIQEKEGLNIKQIAQSLKIPVTTLSPHLNLLAEAGLIEFRDESLTHGTQKRCYFIKDWDQLLVNMALSGPDLQIYSAEIGVGHFSDFSVTPTCGMATSTSFVGQLDQPRYFIHPGSRQARIVWFTTGYLEYILPNFIPDHSVIEELTVSFEISSEAPRFCDVWPSDITFSLNGVILGTWTSPGDYGDRRGKYNPSWWFSFLNQYGLLKKLTITPEGTFLDAEKLSDVSTRQLALTDQSVMKFRFSVLPGAKHPGGCTLFGAGFGDYNQHIRITIGYHPENI, from the coding sequence ATGAAATCCTGTTCTGTTTCCGATGGTCTCGCCATCTTCAAAGCTCTCGGTTCCCCTGTCCGTGTACAGATCTTGCGTCTGATTCAGGAAAAAGAAGGTCTGAACATTAAGCAAATTGCACAAAGCCTGAAAATCCCTGTTACAACCCTGTCCCCTCACCTTAATCTTCTGGCTGAAGCCGGGCTGATAGAATTCAGGGATGAATCTCTCACACACGGAACACAGAAACGCTGCTATTTTATAAAAGACTGGGATCAGCTTCTGGTAAATATGGCGCTTTCCGGTCCTGATCTGCAGATTTACAGTGCAGAAATCGGCGTGGGACATTTTTCTGATTTCTCGGTAACCCCCACCTGTGGTATGGCAACTTCTACTTCTTTTGTAGGACAGTTGGATCAGCCACGGTATTTCATACACCCAGGCAGCCGCCAGGCAAGGATCGTCTGGTTCACCACCGGATATCTGGAGTATATACTGCCCAATTTCATCCCTGATCACAGCGTGATTGAAGAACTTACAGTTTCCTTTGAGATCAGTTCCGAAGCCCCCCGGTTCTGCGATGTATGGCCTTCGGATATTACCTTTTCCCTGAACGGTGTGATCCTCGGCACCTGGACCAGCCCTGGAGATTACGGGGACCGCAGAGGAAAATACAATCCTTCCTGGTGGTTTTCTTTTCTGAATCAGTATGGTTTGCTGAAAAAACTGACGATCACCCCTGAAGGCACTTTTCTGGACGCAGAAAAGCTGTCTGATGTTTCCACCAGACAGCTTGCACTCACTGATCAGTCTGTTATGAAATTTCGTTTTTCTGTTTTGCCGGGCGCCAAACATCCCGGCGGGTGTACTCTTTTTGGTGCAGGTTTCGGAGATTATAACCAGCATATACGGATTACCATCGGTTATCATCCCGAAAACATCTGA
- a CDS encoding ABC transporter substrate-binding protein: MKRRKLFALLMTAAMAVSSMSMAVNVFAEEDTTEEAAESEEPAEGEPTAVTTVGPDDGTKFEMWSFVDLHNEFYGQMVDKWNEENPDKQIQITFSTYPYSDMHNKLMMSLQAGSGAPDLCDIEIGQFPNYSGDDSPLYSMNDALAPYEDTMVQSRLDVYSKADGTRLGVPFHVGATVMYWNADLLESYGLDYKSVKTWDDYTKLGEELKEASNGEVYLTSVDTGGVDWMWLAMAENGEDWTGGPDGTVNVQLDSVKEMLTMQQNWLNDGIAMVSTDGHVDLEAGFSNIMEGKIASFPKAMWYMSRFKDYMPEMEGKYDITTCPVFEEGQKCSVGIGGTGTVVTNQCENPELAAEWLAWAKCSEEGENLIWNELGFDVCNTALWSDEDFAYDESNTYNTFFRVKPYEVLNELAENDAIGTIYTTKNSPTLNDYMCTTTLNNVLEDGMDVDEALQDAQDYLDFECE, translated from the coding sequence ATGAAGAGAAGAAAATTGTTCGCGTTACTTATGACTGCAGCTATGGCAGTGTCCAGTATGAGCATGGCAGTGAATGTCTTTGCAGAAGAAGACACAACAGAGGAAGCTGCTGAGAGCGAAGAACCGGCTGAAGGAGAGCCTACAGCAGTAACAACCGTAGGTCCTGATGATGGAACAAAATTCGAGATGTGGTCATTCGTAGACCTGCATAATGAGTTTTATGGTCAGATGGTAGATAAGTGGAATGAAGAGAATCCGGACAAACAGATCCAGATTACATTCAGTACATATCCATACTCTGATATGCATAACAAATTAATGATGTCCTTACAGGCAGGATCCGGTGCTCCTGACCTCTGCGATATCGAGATCGGACAGTTCCCGAACTATTCCGGTGATGACAGCCCTCTGTATTCCATGAATGATGCACTTGCTCCTTATGAAGATACAATGGTGCAGTCAAGACTTGATGTTTATTCCAAAGCTGACGGAACAAGACTTGGTGTTCCTTTCCATGTAGGTGCAACTGTTATGTACTGGAACGCAGATCTTCTTGAATCTTATGGATTAGATTACAAATCTGTAAAGACATGGGATGATTATACAAAACTTGGTGAAGAATTAAAAGAAGCTTCCAACGGTGAAGTGTACTTAACTTCTGTTGATACAGGCGGTGTTGACTGGATGTGGCTTGCAATGGCTGAGAATGGTGAAGACTGGACAGGCGGTCCGGACGGAACTGTAAACGTACAGCTTGATTCTGTAAAAGAAATGCTCACAATGCAGCAGAACTGGTTAAACGATGGAATCGCAATGGTATCCACAGACGGACATGTTGACCTTGAAGCTGGTTTCTCCAACATCATGGAAGGTAAAATTGCTTCCTTCCCAAAAGCTATGTGGTACATGAGCCGTTTCAAAGATTACATGCCGGAGATGGAAGGCAAATATGACATCACAACATGCCCTGTATTTGAAGAAGGACAGAAATGCTCCGTTGGTATCGGTGGTACAGGTACTGTTGTAACAAATCAGTGTGAGAATCCTGAACTTGCAGCTGAATGGCTTGCATGGGCTAAATGCTCTGAAGAAGGTGAAAACCTGATCTGGAACGAACTTGGATTTGACGTCTGCAACACAGCATTATGGTCTGACGAAGATTTCGCATATGATGAATCCAATACTTATAACACATTCTTCCGTGTAAAACCATACGAAGTTCTGAATGAACTTGCTGAAAACGATGCAATCGGAACTATTTACACAACAAAGAACTCTCCGACACTGAACGATTACATGTGTACAACAACTCTGAACAATGTATTAGAGGATGGCATGGATGTAGATGAAGCGCTTCAGGATGCACAGGATTATCTTGATTTCGAATGTGAATAA
- a CDS encoding carbohydrate ABC transporter permease: protein MNKVKKMLYSQKVAPYVFVIPFVISLLVFWLYPLISGIVMSFQDISFGGSQWVGLKHYQKLASDKFFKTAVFNSVEYMLLTLLLLIPIPMMLAVLMESRLTKAKGVWKVIMYIPALTSVVISGMLFRLMFSEGDNGQMNQLMHLLGNASIPWLKEKTTGWIALLLLCMWRWTGVNMLYFISGLKSIDTSLYESADIDGANAKQKFWYVTLPLLKPTTIYVITISVYAGLSMFLESFMLWNGNSSPKNIGLTIVGYLYKRGIEKNDMGYACAVGMVLLVIALAINVVQLVATGTFKKEEK, encoded by the coding sequence GTGAATAAAGTGAAAAAGATGCTCTATTCTCAGAAGGTGGCACCCTACGTATTCGTAATTCCGTTTGTTATCAGCCTTCTGGTATTCTGGTTATATCCGCTCATCAGTGGTATTGTAATGAGTTTTCAGGATATTTCATTTGGCGGTTCTCAGTGGGTTGGTCTGAAGCATTATCAGAAACTGGCTTCCGATAAGTTCTTCAAGACGGCTGTATTTAACAGTGTGGAATACATGCTTCTGACACTGCTCCTGCTGATTCCGATCCCGATGATGCTTGCAGTACTGATGGAAAGCCGTCTTACCAAAGCCAAAGGTGTATGGAAAGTGATCATGTACATTCCGGCACTTACATCTGTAGTTATTTCCGGTATGTTATTCCGACTGATGTTCTCAGAAGGTGATAACGGACAGATGAACCAGTTAATGCATTTGCTTGGAAATGCCAGTATCCCATGGCTGAAAGAAAAGACTACCGGATGGATAGCTTTGTTATTACTCTGTATGTGGAGATGGACAGGTGTTAATATGTTGTACTTTATTTCCGGTTTAAAGAGTATTGATACATCTCTTTATGAATCAGCAGACATCGACGGTGCCAATGCAAAACAGAAATTCTGGTACGTGACATTGCCGCTTCTGAAACCGACAACTATCTATGTTATTACAATTTCCGTATATGCCGGTCTGTCCATGTTCCTTGAGAGTTTCATGTTGTGGAATGGTAACTCATCACCGAAGAACATTGGTCTTACTATCGTAGGATATCTGTATAAACGTGGTATTGAGAAAAATGATATGGGTTATGCGTGTGCTGTAGGTATGGTGCTTCTGGTCATTGCCCTGGCTATCAATGTTGTCCAGCTTGTGGCAACAGGAACATTCAAGAAGGAGGAAAAGTGA
- a CDS encoding carbohydrate ABC transporter permease: MAKTAAQPKTMESNHKVASVLSTGLFAILCVLIAFPLLAGFFASFQEGREVVMKGMSLNLDFSKMHLDNYKYLFSGNEDSRKYFMWYKNSLILTLITVVLTLLVCYFIAYGLTMYKFKLQGFLFFLVIATMCVPFEILMLPLYNEVTSLGIINTRAGVILPGLCGASTIFFFKQYMQSLPKELLDAGRIDGCTEYGISVKIMMPITKPAFASMAILCAMGSWNNMLWPMLVFRDTSKFTLQIGLNTLLTPYGNNYNLLIAGSMFGILPILIIYLIFQRYLIDGMTSGAVKG, from the coding sequence ATGGCAAAAACAGCAGCTCAGCCAAAGACAATGGAATCAAATCATAAAGTTGCGTCTGTATTATCCACAGGGCTTTTCGCTATCCTCTGTGTGCTGATCGCATTCCCGCTTCTTGCAGGTTTCTTCGCTTCCTTCCAGGAAGGCCGTGAAGTAGTTATGAAGGGTATGTCCCTGAATCTTGATTTCTCCAAGATGCATCTGGACAACTACAAATACCTGTTTTCCGGAAATGAGGATTCCCGAAAATATTTTATGTGGTATAAAAACAGTCTGATCTTGACACTGATCACGGTAGTTCTGACACTGTTGGTATGCTACTTCATCGCATACGGTCTGACCATGTACAAGTTTAAACTTCAGGGATTTTTATTCTTCCTGGTAATCGCAACCATGTGTGTTCCTTTTGAAATCCTGATGCTTCCTCTGTATAACGAAGTTACATCTCTTGGGATCATCAATACAAGAGCCGGTGTTATTCTCCCCGGATTATGTGGTGCGTCGACGATTTTCTTCTTCAAACAGTATATGCAGAGTCTTCCGAAAGAGCTTCTGGATGCAGGAAGAATCGACGGATGCACAGAGTATGGTATCAGTGTTAAGATTATGATGCCGATCACCAAACCGGCATTTGCATCCATGGCAATCCTCTGTGCAATGGGTTCCTGGAACAACATGTTATGGCCGATGCTGGTATTCCGTGATACAAGCAAATTTACACTGCAGATCGGTCTGAATACATTGCTTACACCTTATGGAAATAACTACAACCTTCTGATCGCAGGTTCCATGTTCGGTATTCTTCCAATCCTGATCATCTACCTGATCTTCCAGAGATACCTGATCGATGGTATGACATCCGGTGCTGTTAAGGGTTGA
- a CDS encoding alpha-N-arabinofuranosidase has translation MAKQAKMVVDKAFSISKIDKRIYGSFIEHLGRAVYDGIYQPGHPLSNADGFRKDVIDLVKELDVPIVRYPGGNFVSNFYWEDSVGPVEERPHRLELAWRSLEKNEVGLHEFKKWADAANSEVMMAVNLGTRGITDACNLLEYCNHPGGTKYSDLRIKHGQKDPYGFKTWCLGNEMDGPWQIGHKTMDEYGRLAEETAKAMKLIDPSIEFVVCGSSNQEMPTFALWEDHVLSHTYDYVDYLSLHTYYGNRSDDSNDFLAKSDDMDEFIRTIIATCDYVKAKKRSKKNMYLSFDEWNVWYHSNAADNDITENHPWQVAPPLLEDIYNFEDALLVGLMLIVLIRHSDRVKVACLAQLINVIAPIMTDPNGGGSWKQTIFYPFMHASKYGRGVALQPVISSTEHETSGHGSITDVEAVAVYNEEKEEVTIFAVNRSLKEDVVLNTDVRSFEGYRVAEHIVLESDDLKVVNAFGQENVKPKTTQQTTMDNGELTSMLHKASWNVIRLVKDNK, from the coding sequence ATGGCAAAACAGGCAAAAATGGTAGTGGACAAAGCATTCTCCATTTCCAAAATCGACAAAAGAATTTACGGTTCCTTTATTGAACATCTGGGAAGAGCTGTATACGATGGAATTTATCAGCCGGGACATCCGCTTTCCAATGCTGACGGATTCCGTAAAGATGTTATTGATCTGGTAAAAGAACTGGACGTGCCGATCGTACGTTATCCGGGCGGAAACTTTGTATCCAACTTTTACTGGGAAGACAGTGTAGGTCCGGTTGAGGAAAGACCTCACAGACTGGAACTTGCATGGAGAAGCCTGGAAAAAAATGAGGTAGGACTTCATGAATTTAAGAAATGGGCAGATGCAGCCAACTCAGAAGTGATGATGGCGGTAAATCTGGGAACAAGAGGAATCACAGATGCCTGCAACCTTCTGGAATACTGTAACCATCCTGGCGGAACCAAATACAGTGATCTCCGTATTAAACATGGACAGAAGGATCCATACGGATTCAAAACCTGGTGCCTTGGGAATGAAATGGACGGTCCATGGCAGATCGGTCACAAGACTATGGATGAGTATGGAAGACTGGCAGAAGAGACAGCCAAAGCAATGAAGCTTATTGACCCGTCTATTGAGTTTGTTGTATGCGGAAGCTCCAATCAGGAGATGCCTACATTTGCACTCTGGGAAGATCATGTACTGAGCCATACTTATGATTATGTAGATTACTTATCTCTTCATACATATTATGGAAACCGTTCTGACGACAGCAATGACTTCCTTGCAAAGTCCGATGATATGGACGAATTTATCCGCACCATTATCGCAACCTGCGATTATGTAAAAGCAAAAAAACGCAGCAAAAAGAATATGTACCTCAGCTTTGATGAGTGGAATGTATGGTATCATTCCAACGCTGCTGACAACGACATCACAGAAAATCATCCATGGCAGGTGGCACCGCCGCTTCTTGAAGATATCTACAATTTCGAAGATGCCCTGCTGGTAGGTCTGATGCTGATCGTTCTGATCCGCCATTCAGACAGAGTGAAAGTGGCATGCCTTGCGCAGCTCATCAACGTTATTGCTCCGATCATGACTGACCCGAATGGAGGAGGTTCCTGGAAACAGACTATTTTCTATCCGTTTATGCATGCTTCCAAATATGGCCGTGGTGTTGCGCTTCAGCCGGTAATCTCATCCACAGAGCATGAGACAAGCGGACATGGAAGCATCACAGATGTTGAGGCAGTTGCTGTTTACAATGAAGAGAAAGAAGAAGTTACAATCTTCGCAGTAAACAGAAGCCTGAAAGAGGATGTTGTTCTCAACACAGACGTGAGAAGCTTCGAAGGCTACAGAGTTGCTGAGCATATTGTGCTGGAAAGCGATGACCTGAAAGTAGTCAATGCATTCGGACAGGAAAACGTAAAACCAAAAACAACACAGCAGACAACCATGGACAATGGTGAACTGACAAGTATGCTTCATAAAGCATCCTGGAACGTGATCCGTCTTGTAAAAGACAATAAATAA
- a CDS encoding MurR/RpiR family transcriptional regulator, whose protein sequence is MSLNKHKIIPLIESYYHTFTPLERTIADFFIHNTEEQDFSSRNISGLLYVSEASLSRFAQKCGFHGYREFIYEYKQNLAPGPEENIPNFEVSEFNTYQELLNKSNALLDKAQITRITNLLVSKPRVYVYGRGSSGLVAQEMKLRFMRIGLNIEAVTDSHIMKVNSVILDENCLVIGISVSGQTDDIISSLKAAHQHGAYTLLMTARQDKSYQDFCDETLIFASMEHLEYGNIISPQFPILLVLDVLYAHYLQIDRSKKEALHEYTIQTLQPFLIK, encoded by the coding sequence ATGTCATTAAACAAACATAAAATTATTCCTTTAATTGAATCTTATTACCATACATTCACTCCGCTGGAAAGAACAATCGCCGATTTCTTTATTCATAATACTGAAGAGCAGGATTTTTCTTCCAGAAATATTTCCGGGCTTCTTTATGTATCTGAAGCTTCACTTTCACGTTTCGCCCAGAAATGTGGATTTCACGGATACAGAGAATTTATTTATGAGTATAAGCAGAACCTGGCACCAGGTCCCGAAGAAAATATTCCGAATTTTGAAGTATCGGAATTTAATACTTATCAGGAACTTCTGAATAAATCTAACGCTCTGCTAGACAAAGCGCAGATCACACGGATCACAAATCTGCTGGTTTCTAAACCTCGTGTTTATGTTTACGGAAGAGGCAGTTCCGGTCTCGTAGCTCAGGAGATGAAGCTTCGTTTCATGCGTATCGGACTAAATATCGAAGCAGTTACAGACAGTCATATTATGAAGGTGAATTCTGTTATTCTGGATGAGAACTGTCTGGTCATCGGTATCAGTGTCAGCGGACAGACGGATGATATTATCTCTTCTCTGAAGGCTGCACATCAGCACGGAGCTTATACACTTCTTATGACCGCAAGACAGGACAAATCCTATCAGGACTTCTGCGATGAGACGCTCATCTTCGCAAGCATGGAACATCTGGAATATGGAAATATCATTTCCCCACAGTTTCCTATTCTGCTGGTTCTGGATGTACTTTATGCTCACTATCTGCAGATTGACAGGAGCAAAAAAGAAGCTCTGCATGAATATACGATACAGACACTTCAGCCATTTCTGATTAAATAA
- the nagB gene encoding glucosamine-6-phosphate deaminase, giving the protein MIIYVGKDYQDVSRKAANIMSAQIIMKPNAVLGLATGSTPVGLYKQLIEWYNKGDLDFSQITSVNLDEYKGLSGDNDQSYRYFMNTNLFDHVNIDKNRTYVPNGLEEDSDKACADYNEIIRSVGGIDIQLLGIGGNGHIGFNEPGEAFEKETHCVDLTESTIKANARFFESMDEVPKQAYTMGIKSIMAAKKILLVATGSAKADALYKSLYGPITPNVPASILQLHQDVTVVADEDALSLIKEKGLL; this is encoded by the coding sequence ATGATTATTTATGTAGGTAAAGATTATCAGGACGTAAGCAGAAAAGCAGCTAATATCATGTCTGCCCAGATTATTATGAAACCAAACGCAGTTCTTGGACTGGCAACAGGCTCTACACCGGTCGGATTATATAAACAGCTTATCGAGTGGTACAACAAAGGCGACCTTGATTTCTCACAGATCACATCTGTAAACCTGGATGAGTATAAAGGACTTTCCGGTGACAACGACCAGAGCTACCGTTATTTCATGAACACAAATCTGTTTGATCATGTAAACATTGACAAAAACAGAACCTATGTACCAAACGGACTGGAAGAAGACAGTGACAAAGCATGTGCGGATTACAATGAGATCATCCGCAGTGTAGGCGGAATCGATATCCAGCTTCTGGGAATCGGCGGAAACGGACATATTGGTTTCAATGAACCCGGAGAAGCTTTTGAGAAGGAAACTCACTGCGTAGACCTTACAGAGAGCACCATCAAGGCAAATGCAAGATTCTTTGAAAGCATGGATGAAGTTCCGAAACAGGCATACACCATGGGAATCAAGAGCATTATGGCAGCAAAGAAAATCCTTCTTGTAGCAACAGGAAGTGCCAAGGCAGATGCTTTGTACAAATCCCTGTATGGACCGATCACACCAAATGTACCTGCATCTATCCTTCAGCTTCATCAGGATGTAACCGTAGTGGCAGATGAAGATGCGTTAAGTCTTATTAAAGAAAAAGGACTTTTATAA
- the nagA gene encoding N-acetylglucosamine-6-phosphate deacetylase translates to MIIKNGKVFQEDGSYKVADLYVENGRIVASADEVTDKTELDASGLKVLPGLVDIHSHGAVRHDFSDADVDGLRTILQYEKSHGITSYCPTSMTLPKEELLKIFQTAKDVEQDETCARIVGINMEGPFLDPAKKGAHVEGYIRKPDIEFFRACNEAAGGMIKLVTLAPNMEGSEKFIRELHNEVVISIGHTAADYGCAAEAMKEGALHVTHLYNAMNPMGHREPGVIGAAADNQDCMVELIGDGIHIHPVTVRNTFRLFGDSRVVLISDSMMATGMENGLYELGGQEVTMKDRKATLADGTIAGSATCLFDCMKCVISMGVPEREAILAATANPARSIGIYDEVGSLAPGKRADIVLTDEELNIVKVL, encoded by the coding sequence ATGATTATAAAGAACGGAAAAGTTTTTCAGGAAGATGGCAGTTATAAAGTCGCAGATCTGTATGTAGAGAACGGCAGAATTGTGGCTTCAGCAGATGAAGTAACCGATAAAACGGAACTGGATGCATCGGGACTGAAGGTTCTGCCCGGACTGGTAGATATCCACAGCCATGGTGCAGTCAGACATGATTTCTCAGATGCAGATGTTGATGGGTTAAGAACAATCCTTCAGTATGAAAAATCTCATGGAATCACATCCTATTGCCCGACATCCATGACACTTCCAAAAGAAGAATTACTTAAGATTTTCCAGACTGCAAAAGATGTAGAACAGGATGAAACCTGTGCACGTATTGTGGGTATCAATATGGAAGGACCTTTCCTTGATCCTGCGAAAAAGGGAGCACATGTAGAAGGCTATATCCGTAAACCGGATATTGAATTTTTCAGAGCATGTAACGAAGCTGCGGGCGGAATGATCAAACTGGTAACTCTTGCACCGAATATGGAAGGCTCTGAGAAATTTATCAGAGAATTACATAATGAAGTGGTTATTTCCATCGGACATACAGCAGCAGATTATGGCTGCGCAGCAGAAGCGATGAAAGAGGGAGCACTTCATGTGACTCATCTTTATAATGCCATGAATCCTATGGGACACAGAGAACCCGGTGTGATTGGCGCAGCAGCAGACAATCAGGACTGTATGGTAGAACTGATCGGTGATGGGATTCATATCCATCCTGTAACTGTACGCAATACCTTCCGTTTATTTGGAGACAGCAGAGTCGTCCTTATCAGTGACTCCATGATGGCAACAGGTATGGAGAACGGACTGTATGAACTGGGCGGACAGGAAGTGACCATGAAAGACAGAAAGGCAACTCTGGCAGATGGAACGATCGCCGGTTCTGCAACCTGCCTTTTCGATTGTATGAAGTGTGTTATTTCCATGGGTGTACCGGAGAGAGAAGCGATTCTGGCAGCAACAGCAAATCCGGCGAGAAGTATTGGGATTTATGATGAGGTGGGTTCCCTTGCTCCCGGAAAACGGGCAGATATTGTGCTGACAGACGAAGAGTTGAATATTGTTAAGGTACTGTAG
- a CDS encoding N-acetylmannosamine-6-phosphate 2-epimerase has protein sequence MTKKEILDAIHGKMIISCQAVEGEPLYVEEKSIMYLMARAAKQAGTPAIRTSSIRDVIAIKEETGLPVIGLVKIQYPGYEGYITPTMKEVDDLVAAGSDVVALDCTLRKRGDGSTVNEFIAQIKEKYPDIILMADISNYEEGINAWKCGVDIVGTTMSGYTDYTSKKDEPDYGLMERLAKDTDIPVIGEGKIHYPDQAVKALQTGVWAIVVGGAITRPLEIAQRFQKAIENSK, from the coding sequence ATGACTAAAAAAGAGATTTTAGATGCGATTCATGGAAAAATGATCATTTCCTGTCAGGCGGTAGAAGGTGAACCATTATATGTAGAAGAGAAATCCATTATGTATCTGATGGCACGCGCTGCAAAACAGGCAGGCACACCTGCAATCCGTACAAGCAGTATCCGCGATGTCATAGCGATCAAAGAAGAAACAGGTCTTCCGGTGATCGGGCTGGTGAAGATCCAGTATCCCGGGTATGAAGGATATATCACACCTACCATGAAAGAAGTAGACGATCTGGTAGCAGCAGGATCTGATGTTGTAGCTCTTGACTGTACACTCCGCAAACGTGGTGATGGCTCAACTGTCAATGAGTTTATCGCACAGATCAAAGAGAAATACCCGGATATTATCCTGATGGCAGATATTTCCAATTATGAAGAAGGTATCAACGCATGGAAATGTGGTGTGGATATTGTTGGAACAACCATGAGCGGTTATACTGATTATACATCAAAAAAGGATGAACCGGATTATGGACTGATGGAGAGACTTGCAAAAGATACAGATATTCCGGTTATCGGAGAAGGCAAGATCCATTATCCGGATCAGGCCGTAAAGGCATTACAGACAGGTGTATGGGCAATCGTGGTAGGCGGAGCAATCACACGTCCGCTGGAAATCGCACAGAGATTCCAGAAGGCAATTGAAAACAGCAAATAA
- a CDS encoding MurR/RpiR family transcriptional regulator has product MADSILDSITEQYHSLTKSGKKLADYVFSHTTETQYLSITSLAENCKVSEATITRFCRGLGLSGYNAFKLALAQADRTTDLGDSSNSAEPVSSEDSISTICAKVHAANLLSLNESYALYDEEEMSKAISILSSSRRIYCFGQGGSMIMAMEAWARFSTASPNFVHICDSHMQASAIAMADSKDAILFFSYSGSTRDMCDTLQIASSRHVPVILITHFPKSAGAEFASVVLQCGYNESPLQSGSVAAKVGQLFLIDCLFYGYCSQKPDTCSAARSATAHAIANKLL; this is encoded by the coding sequence ATGGCAGACAGTATTCTTGATTCCATTACCGAACAATATCATTCTCTTACCAAATCCGGAAAAAAACTGGCAGATTATGTATTTTCTCATACCACAGAAACTCAATATCTTTCTATTACTTCCTTAGCAGAAAACTGCAAGGTATCCGAAGCTACCATAACCCGTTTTTGCCGCGGATTAGGCCTTTCCGGATATAATGCTTTTAAACTGGCTTTAGCCCAGGCAGACCGTACCACCGATCTTGGTGATTCCAGTAATTCCGCTGAACCCGTATCTTCTGAAGATTCTATTTCTACTATATGTGCGAAAGTGCACGCAGCCAATCTTCTTTCTTTAAATGAAAGTTATGCGCTTTATGATGAAGAAGAAATGTCTAAGGCAATATCAATCCTTTCGTCTTCTCGCCGTATATATTGTTTCGGTCAGGGAGGAAGTATGATCATGGCAATGGAAGCATGGGCTCGTTTTTCTACAGCTTCTCCTAATTTTGTACATATTTGTGATTCCCACATGCAGGCCAGTGCAATTGCAATGGCTGATTCAAAAGATGCCATCCTTTTCTTCTCTTATTCAGGTTCTACCAGAGATATGTGTGATACCTTACAGATAGCTTCCAGTCGCCACGTTCCTGTCATTCTTATTACACATTTTCCAAAATCTGCCGGAGCTGAATTTGCTTCAGTAGTATTACAGTGCGGTTATAATGAAAGTCCTCTACAGTCCGGTTCAGTTGCAGCCAAAGTCGGGCAACTGTTTTTGATAGACTGCCTATTTTATGGATACTGCAGTCAAAAACCTGATACCTGTTCCGCAGCCCGTTCTGCAACAGCTCATGCAATTGCAAATAAATTGCTATAA